A single Fusarium oxysporum Fo47 chromosome IV, complete sequence DNA region contains:
- a CDS encoding 3' exoribonuclease family, domain 1-domain-containing protein: MPLDTSTYSLALLRVDGRRWNELRRLHAQIRTQDAADGSSYLEMGHTKVMCIVTGPSEQQVQRRGGQQAPRDTAAINVNVVVAGFSSVDRKKRGRNDKRIQEIETTIANAFTSNLHTHLFPHSSITISLHVLSQDGSLLAALLNATTLALIDAGIPMTDYIAACTAGSTSTYAAGDDTADPLLDLNNQEEQELPFLTVATQGDTDQVAVLVCESRVQVSRLEGMLVVGVDGCKQVKQFLDQVVKDKGAEMVKEGAVEKNDAMGMDLDD; the protein is encoded by the exons ATGCCTCTCGATACGTCAACATACTCATTAGCGCTCCTGCGCGTCGacggaagaagatggaacGAACTCCGTCGTCTGCATGCTCAAATCCGAACTCAAGATGCTGCTGACGGTTCATCATATCTTGAAATGGGCCATACAAAAGTCATGTGCATCGTGACAGGCCCTTCAGAGCAGCAGGTTCAAAGACGTGGTGGACAGCAAGCTCCTCGCGACACAGCAGCTATCAACGTCAATGTTGTAGTAGCGGGTTTTTCGAGCGTGGATCGAAAGAAGAGAGGGCGCAATGACAA GCGCATACAAGAGATTGAAACGACGATTGCGAATGCGTTTACTTCGAATTTACATACACACCTGTTTCCTCACTCTTCCATCACAATCTCGCTTCACGTTCTATCGCAAGACGGATCCCTCCTCGCCGCTCTTCTCAACGCAACGACCCTCGCCCTCATCGACGCTGGTATTCCAATGACAGATTATATCGCCGCCTGCACAGCAGGATCGACCTCAACATACGCCGCGGGCGACGACACAGCCGATCCTCTCCTTGATCTAAACaaccaagaagagcaagaactACCCTTCTTGACAGTCGCGACGCAAGGTGATACCGATCAGGTTGCTGTACTCGTATGCGAGAGTCGTGTGCAAGTTAGCAGGTTGGAGGGAATGTTGGTCGTCGGTGTGGATGGTTGTAAGCAGGTAAAGCAGTTCTTGGATCAGGTTGTTAAGGATAAGGGTGCTGAGATGGTGAAGGAGGGTGCGGTGGAGAAGAACGATGCTATGGGGATGGATTTGGATGATTAG